tttttttctaaatgcaGTTTTCTAAAGTTTGTactgtttttagaatttgactaaaaattcaaatatttcttcaaGCAATATGAAAATCATAATATGGAATTTAAGAAACAACTAACATAAATTCCAAAGACAGAAAATTTGGTAGTTTTTAATTTCAGGTAGTAGATCTAAGTGGTTGTCTGGTAAAGACCAACCAGCTAAGGAGATTGACAGAATCCTATAAACTTTAATGCATCTAAATGTAGCATTTAGGGTAAACGAAtgataaaatgttttttttttttttttacctgaGGGCCCATAGACGAAGATAAGATGCCGTGTTAGAGACTGCACCaagaacaaactctatggtatGTATAAGTTGGTGTACAAAAACCTCACTGAACTCAAACTCCTCATGGCCGTGAGAACCGTGGTGTTGTTCCATTTCTTGATTGTCATCTGTGCTCTGAAGTACGGAGTAGGATTGACCTTGGTGCCTCTGGAAAAGATGAGATCAGAAATTGGCATGAATGACAAGGAAaagtacaattacataaaatagaGAAGTTACTACAAGAGACTAGAAAAAATATAACATCACATACTTCTtcattttgtttcttcaaaagaaaaggtTTGGGAAATAACATCCATGGAACGGCAGTGAGGGCAGACAGAAGTAGCAGAAGCTGGTAGGGtaaaaatttagttatttagaGCTGATTCCGGTTCAGTACTACAAAATTGGTTAAAAAACGTttttggtccctatattttgaagtttgtccagttttagttcttatacttataattgtccaattttagtccttgtactttaataaattttaaatttagtccccATTGCTAGTTTAGcgttgatttaaaaaaatataaataaataaataaaacttttgcTTTATAGTAGCACTATActatacattttgaaaatattttcacatatttgtatttccttccatgaaaattattattattatttaactaattttggagtaaatttaagatttatagaaagtataaggattaaaattggataattgaaaatatagagactaaaattgaacaaacctCAAAACATGGagaccaaaatggtattttaacctacgatttttttttaaagggcATTAAAACATCAAGAACCTGAAGGAACTTCTGTCCTGGGAAAAGCTGATTTTCACCTAAATCATCAGTAGGGCTCAAGAACATATATATCATGACGTGATACAGATCAGCTTGAGATCCAGAGTACCATTTTACAATTATGAGAAGTGAGAGGTAACCAAATAAGCTGTTCAAGAATATCATCTGTGGAACAAATTGGTACctgaaataatgaaaaaatacTTACAATTGTTAGAATAAAGAAAACGGAATCTTCTCACTTGAAATAGAAGACCGGATTCTtgtattaatatattataaatatggaAAAGGAAAACAGGTAGTTCTTAAGATACAGTATTCATGATGTGATTATGTTTCGGGAGGTGATTCATCACAACTAACTCATTACAGAAACTCTTTTATGTTTCATTTATTGAAGAGCCATAATTGACTGATTtgttaaaaatgtttttaaaaatctcaTTATTGACTATATTACATCTGATGCAAGAATCCACCATCCAGAGGATTCAATATCTAGAGAATTTCCAAACAGTTAATCACACAGAAAGAGTGGCAACTAATTAACAGTTCAATAGAGAAATGGATTTACTGATTGATACAATGGATCCATTTTAATGCAACTCACCAGATGTTAATGTTTTCTCCAAAGAATTTTGCGTTGAAGTAGCTCAGTATAATTCCTAGATTCATTTGGGCTACTCCCAGTAGGATAgacatcttcatcttcaaagagTTGAGAAAAGGTAACTCACTTCGTGTGCCATGCCACTTCGGATCCACACCAAATGGATATGTATCATGAACCTTTATCAAACCAATGGTAGTAGCATCTCTGAAAAACGAGGGATGCAAATCACTTGCACGGAGGAAAATAGCTCAAAAGGAGTTGATTAACATTGTTTAGTAATTAGTACCTGCATGAAGAATCACGACAACCGTATGCAGAAGGCCCAAACAGTTCAAATGGGACAGAAAAGAATTCATTGTAAATCAGTCCTGTGTAGATCGAAAAAAGTGCCATCATCATGATGACATAACGACCCCCAAAAGTCATTTCAATGATATCTCCGAGTTTCTGTCGTTAACAGTGTCAAATAAGCTTATATTGGCAGACAAAGGACAAGAAATTCACACTACAAGACATTCACAATTACCTGGCTGGAAAATTTCTTCTCccttattataaaatataatgttgcCAGCAACAAGCATATTCCATGGCCCCAATCACCAAACATTACAGCAAATAGGAAAGGGAATGTGACAATAGTGTAGACTCCAGGATTTGCTTCCTGATACTTAGCAACCCTGCAATTCACTATTTACCTTAGGCATCTGCACAATAAATACAATTGGAGATATAAAACAAATGAAAGAACTAAATCGACCAAATCTAACAAGTATATTAGGTAGATCTCCAGGACAAAAGGATGTACTCTTTCTGCCAGTTCACATGGATAACTTaaagcaaaataatttaaacattcaGCATGGCAACATTTTCTGCACTGCAGACAAACACAATTTGAGAAATTTCATTTAGTACAACTAAAATGGTAAAAACCACTGATATCAAATCACTCCACTTGGAATAAGTGGTACTTTTTTCATAGGCATAGTATAGGCAACGGTTAAACTTTATCCTTTTCACTCCTGACTCAACTGGGTACTCAAAAGTCAAAACTATACAGGCAAATGTGCTCAGGACCTTTTACATCCCTTCCATTCCAATTTATCAAACTAAATAAATGACTGCAATCTCTTGTTCTCTGGACCGAAGGAATTATTGGAAATATTTCTAACATCCTTGTGGCCTTTGTTTACCCAAACTCTTGTATAATTCATTTGCCTCATTAAAGATAAAGTATGCAATCAGACTCCTGACAGAATAAAAAGACAACAGAACTCAATTGAAAAAACTCACCCATATGCATCCACGATTTCTTGAAACGAAGAGGTAAATTTGTTTGTGCGGAAAAATGTTGGTGGTGCTTCCTTTGTATGCAAAACATGAAAGATTGCCTCGATTTGTGATTTGCTGTCAAGGGTTGCCCTCTGCATCACACTTTGAATCTGCCAGGAATCGGCCAAGTTAACTAAAAGGCATCTCAAATACATGTTGCTTGCATCTTCTACCATAATGATTTAGAAGAGCATGTTGATTCCAGAAATTAAGACACGGGAAACAAACCTGATTTGTTGCAAAAACAGGACACCAACCTTCGCCTACAAGGCATTTCTTTGTAACATCAACACTGAGCATATTCAAAGTGTGGTAAACAGATTTTTCCTTCTTTACCTACAAAATCCCAAAAAATCAGTAAGAATGCAGAAAGCTACAAGCATATGCACACAGGCAACGAAAATACATACATGcccaaaatgaaaaatcaaagtcTTGAgtagaaaatattataaaaataccACAAGGTTTTCCAAAGCTCACTAAATTTCAGGATGATATTTAAACAAACCAGAAGATTCCACAGCTCATATTGACGGCCAATCATCTGCAAGAGTTTACTTCGGTGCCGTTGCCCCATATCAATGGTAGTCTTCAATTCAGAGAGTTTTCCAGATACCTAAACTCATCACAACTTCCAACTATGATTATGTGCAACAAGAAATTAGCCATTGGATCTTTAAGTCTAGAAGTCTAATGATgcattaaaattcaaaatcataaTTAAAAGGCAAACATTGATATATTCTCcccctttaatttttttaccagCTTATAATTATACACATTAATTCTTGAATGTGGCTTTGTTAGATGTGTAGTATTCCAAGTGGCTAGGTATCAGGTGTGACCTATGGCATATCTCACGTGGCATAAAGACTGTACCCTCGAGGCCTCGACCAATAGGTCAAAGGTTTGAAACCTCCACCCAGCATATTGTTGAACTCAAAATCAAATTACACTCAAGTGGATTTTAGACCAGATACTTCATTGTCAAAGTTGCATGTGATGCTTCACATGTAAGAATGTCTTAAAATAACTAGGATATGCTATCACATTTTACGATGAATAAAAAGAAAGTTATTCAACCTACGTCTTGACCTACAGGTTTTTCTTGCCGGACTTTCTTTTATCAAACACCAGGCTGTAGGAAGAGATGGAGAACTTTAAAGCCTCAATCCAATTTATTCCCCAAAATATCAGATGCAGCTAATGATTATAACAGATATGAACATTTAAATACGGAATTGATAaccagagagagagagagcaagagaaTAGACTGCAAAAGTTCTCAAAAGCAAATAGAATTAACAAAATACACCATCCtatcttcaattttaaaaccatcCAGCCACTTCAAATTCGACCTATAACACTACCCAACCAGAGAGTGGGGTTAGAAGAGAGGGAAttatggggaaaaaaaaatacagtaACAAACGTGATTACCTCTGTAATCATCTGAAATTGTTTGCCCAAGTCATCAGTGAATGGGTAACGGTTTGCACCAAAAGCTTCACATATTTTCCGAATTTTATCCTTTGCTCTCTCTCCAGAATAAAATATGACAAACACATTTTTCTCGACCTGGAATTCAGACATGAGTTTTACAACGACAAGACCTTAAAGAACAAATTGGCAACGAATTAATACAGGAACAATGGGGGGAAAAACATCgggggaaaaacaaatattggCCAAACTACATATCTGTTGACTGTAACCCAATTATAGAAAGAGAAAACAAATAGAACTCATCCTTTTGTAAAGCTGAGTTCTGTAACTAAGAGATTCTCGTTGCTAACCTTCTCCCCAGATACAGGATCAGTGACAGAACCATCAACCACAGCTTGTCTCAGATACACATTGCCCCTAGTTGAACGAAACAAAATCCTTTCAAAAGCCATTGATTTTTCTCTCGGAACTAGACCACTGATATATCCTAGTTTAACTTGTTTTGCTGTATCTGTTGTCATTTCCTACAAGACACAACAAAGTCCCAGCTACTTCTCAAAAGAGCACAAAAAATGTCCACCCAATAAATACTACGACAACAAAAATATACTTGTTCCAATAATAAGGGAGTGTCGATGGATCCTTCCCCATTTTGCTGCACTTCCTGTTCTCTTTGCTGAGCTGCAGCTATGCTTTGAGCTTGATGGAAAAACTCCCCAACCTGAAACCATACAAATAGTAATAAGCCATCTTCTACAGGCTACAAATCACAGGAATTCCAAGTTGCCAACAAATTGACAAAATTCTAGCTTTATTGATCACAGATTATAAAATGACCTCGATGTAGAAGTATGCAACATTTCTAAGGAGTAAAGACTAACAGAATTCTAGCAAATCCTTATCAATGAAAACATCCCACACCTTCTGGAGCACAAGCTTATATTCCAATAGCTCACTATAATTGTGTTGTAACTTCTCGTTGTTGTCATTTATCTCTAACAACTCTACCTCAAATTCTCTAAGTTTAACCTGCCAAGGTCAAGGAAAAGCGACTGGATTTAAATcgttagagagagaaaaaagaggaCTCCACATCAATCTAACTACCTCCAAATTATCCAGATCAGAATCAGGAGCCCCTATAGGATTTGATGACGGCAATAAACCAGCCTTTGTCATTTTCTCCCTGAAAAACCGTAGCTTCCGAGCCATTTCCCCACATCTTTTAATCTGCTTGGTAAAAGTAGCAAGCAAACAAACACCATCAAACCAAATGTAAGAGATCCTGTTCATAAAGACTGCATATAACTGTTGTCAGTTAAATATTAACCGTCAAAAGTCAACAAGAAATGAGGCCAAAAACAGGGATACATCGCACTTTACACTTGCTACATCAAGGTCATCATGCTCATTACATAGTGAGGGACTAAAATTTCCATTTAACCATTTAGGGGTGTAGGGAGCTAATTCAGAAAATTGATGGCATTCCTGCTACACATTTTAAAGTTCTTTAAGCCATTGAAAAATTCTCCTCAACAGATGAATGGAATGGTACTACATAAAACCTTAAATTAAACCCCCTTCAGCTTTATGCCACTATAATACATCGGTAAAACCTATTACTAACTATGGGCTGAAGTCTTATGTAGCAATTAATCTGTAAAGAAACTTATCTTATAAGATATGACACTAACAACATTTGTATGcacaaaaaagaaaggaaaagcaaaaagaaaaatgaaaatactcAAATGTTGTGTTCACACACTACTTTCAAGCATGTTGTTGGAGAATCTATAGTACTGATTTAATATTCATAACCATTAGACCAAGCATAATATAATTGAAGTAATACTTGTCACAATAATGTTACACTCCCATGTCATTCAGTCGTACCAGCTAATAGCTGGAAATTTATCAAGATTCAAGTTCAAGCCTCTCCAACTCTGCATTCTTTAACTATAAACGCTTGCACAACCATCTAATATCTTATTTCCTAAGCAAAGGGCAGCGTAATGATGAAAGTTATAACTTACTAACTGTTTTTCATGTAATGTGTGGGAATATAAATACAGAAACATGATAAGTCCATATCTTGCTCAGGTAAGAGTAAGACAGACCACTGGGTTCCCAGTAAAGAATGGAAATATACTTTCCAAAAATTTCTATCAATGTTATACACCTCATTTTGCTTGAATACAAATCTGAAAAATTATCATGTAAGTTACTGAACCAACGACGACATCAAATTTCTTTGGTATATATCAAAGTACTAAGAGTCAAAGAAAACCTGAGTCTCCAGGCAATTCATTGTAGCTTCTTCCATATTACCAAACCCTTAATAGGCTAGTACTATACATTTACGGCAATTATGTGCTGCTACTTGTTAGGATCCGAACTttcaatttagaaataaaatccTTATCTTAAGTAGGCTAAACAGCAAGATTTCAAGATGGAACGAAGCTTTTAGCATAGAATGGAGAAATAAATAGTAAGCACACCTGGGCAGCATACGCCCGCTGGAATGGGCTTCTAGATGCATTGAGCTAAAAAGGGAAAGTAAAATATCAGATACGACTAACAAGAATAGAAAATTGTTGAATGCAAAACAAGAAGCGAGCATCCAGACATAACGCGATGATGTGAATAACACAAATTCTCATAGACGTCTGCCAACATAGAACACACAAAATAAATCTGTATCGATTTaagtgaaaatatatttaacaaaATAGAATCCACTAGAGAATATTTTAATAGCTGATGTACAGTCCAAaaattatcatcaaaatacaaaatcaagattaaaaatCGCTTATAGAAGTTTAGAAACCTACATCAACCTTTGCGAAGCTTAAATTCAAGTAGTAAACTCAGAAATACAATGACAATGGCGATTATAAACAAAGAAACTGAACCTAAAATGATAACCAAGAAGATCCACTAGCGTATGAAGTAAATATATGTTTTGCGTGCAAAACGAAATCCACTTATGAATTCCTAGTTGCTAAAGTATAATCCAAGAATCATCgtcaaaagagaaaaaaaaataagattaaaagATTTGTACAGAACTTCGGAAACCTACATTAGCGTTTACGAAAATTGAATTCAAGTAGTAAACTCAGAATCACAAAAGAAACGGAACCAATAGATCTTTTGTTCGCAAAATCAAATCAACTTTTGAATGCTTAATTGCTAAGATATAGTCCAGGAATAATCATCGATTCAAAAGAAAATCAGATAATGAAGAAAACTTCAGAAATCTACATTAGTGTTTacgaaaaatgaaaatcaaatcgCAAACAGAATTACAATGACAATGACGATTAAGAACAGAGAAACGGGACCTAACATGATAGACAAGAAAATCGAATACCAGAAGATAACATTTCCAATGCAATGTGACTCACATCGTTGAATTGGAAGAGACCGAGATCGCCGAGGTAAGAAATCATCCGGTGCGCCGATTCATTAGGAATGATCAGCTGCACTAATTGCATCGGCTCCGATCGCAGCAGATCCATGAAAAAACAATCAATATTTCCGGTTAGCGTAAAAACTCAATGCAGAGACATGGCAGTCTCGGGATAAATGTCCGGCGATGAATGTAGATCGGAAGGAAATTTTCGCAGGAAATCACGAAGTGAAATTGCAGCAAAGAATCATATAATTCGTCGTTGGCCCATTTCGCTCTCTTTCAACGGTGTTTCGACTTGCCTTCTTTGTTTTGCTCGCGCCTGTAATTTGATTTCTCAACGACTAAAATTTCTGATCCTCGCTCGCTCTTTGACCTTACCTTAAACGCACCGCTTTAGctcacaaaattaattttgataagagaaattcttataaatagaaaaatcttaaaaatatttataaaaagttccaaaatatttatttttatgtaaatattttttattatgaattttagaatttttgtatagatatttttaaatatttttttatatttaaaaatatcttaCATAATAACCACTAcgaaataatagaaaaatcctGGTAAATACATAGATTAAAATATTCATCATTATGTCCGTACATATAGATTAGAGGAAGAAAGAATTAGATATTCAAATCGTTAAATCtagaataatataatattaaaataattcttcaattatggatttaaatattattataggtttttttatttaaagaaatccTCACCATTatccataaaattaaaatatcaatattgatGTTGGTATTTTATTCTAGTCTTTTAACTtaccaatattttaaatttatggttaaaaaaaaaaaagaacagtTATAAATATAGATACTAGACCTAAAGTATTAACAgatataaaataatgtaaaaaaaattataaatatggtcaaatttaaatagtctatcggtgatagaccatatcacggGTAAGAATCTATCAACTATAGAAGTTTGTTTCTTTGAAATGATGTTATACGCTTGgttattattcttaaaattgCTATTAATGGTAATTATCCTAAAAAAATCTAGCACAtaaatttttactataaaaagAACACTTTTTTCAGCATGCTTTCACTTTATTAGATAAGAATTTAGGTATTGTTTGATAATTTTTGTATGGTTTTTAAAATAAAGCTAATAAAAAACATTACTTTcatctataatttttttaataaaaaaagaaaaatcaagttaatttttgaaaaaaaattaaaaagagaaattattttaaataacaaaattacttaaaatatttacaaataatagtaaaagatcacagtctatctgtgatagaccacgatagactactatctgtgtctatctTTGTCATTTGTCTATCTGTGTCATTGACATAGATGACACAAATAATAGTCTATTAATGTCATGTCTATATAGTAGTCTACCGCAATCTATTGTAAATAGACCGtagaattttattatatttgtaaatattttaattcgttttactatatttattgtcgaaaaatttgactaaatatttTATCGACATCAATGATGATAGTTACTATGAAAAGACAATGTGAAAACAAGTCcaatattaaaaatttgaaaataaaaaagctAGTAACCCGACTCTCAAATGATGTGGTTTTAAGAGtgtgtttgaaatatattttcaagtgtttaatttaaaaattaagttattttaatctatttctatcaaaaatgtttaaataaaaatgagtttttttaaaaatgttttttcaaGTTAATCCCAAAGGATCCTAAATTTGTgcaaattagatttttttattttttagtacaataattcTAACTTTCCGTAAACTATGGAAGCCAAACTTGGAATTTGATATATTGAATCCTtcctaaataaataatttggcTTTTTCGTTTTTTGGGTGCTAGAGTTTTCTGAATTtacttattaattaataatccTTAAACTGTAGTTAATTCTAATTACGACTATGAGGACCAATCATTAATAGAAGTTAGCAATTCAAACTTGACAACTAtcttttttttacttaatttgAAAGCAATTTACAAATTAAGAAATCAcattgatttatatatataattattatgaaggcaaatcaaaatttttaaatgcTTTTAGTAATTTCAGCTTTTAATTTGCATAATCCTTCATGGGCTATATATAGCTTATTGTCACATAAGTAACAGTCTCAAGATCGATGCCTATTATATCCTTTCACTTCCTTTGTAAGCAAATTACGTATTAAACAACCTAACTTCTTaattatcaaaatctaattttgaaaaaggCCCTAATAATTCTCATCTTTATTTCCCATTATTCTTACTCTACACCCTCATAAAGGAGAAGTGACAAATTGATCCATATCAACTACTCTTTTCAACTTAATTTGAAagcaaactatatattaaaagttGCGTATTAGATTGGAATAATTTTTTGCATCATcaaaggtaaaaagaaagacTCTTAATAATTCTTCAATCAATCAATCCATATATATTTCCTTACTAATTAGCACAATTCCTTGACTATAAGAGGTGACTAAATTCCGTATTAAAAAGGGACAATTACATGCATACCAAAATAGGATTTGATATTTGTAAGTGtgtcttcatttttcttcttttgcagaTCTAGCAAACCACCCAGCCCAAACATTAAGAAAAGTAAAGTCTAAAATACCTTATGTCACTAATACACTAAGTATCAAGTATATTTGTTAAGTGATATACCTtatgttaaatataaataaatgatatACTATTAATATACATCATTGTAATGAAATTAGTTAATCAAGCATTTACTGATTGGTGTCTGGTACAATCATgtcttatatttgatatacacttgatacactaccGATATACACTTTATACACTTAATACATTCTTGATATACACCTGATACATTTGATACACTCCTAATATGCTATTGATATGCACTTGATATAGTATTGATATATACTTATACACTTG
This genomic window from Benincasa hispida cultivar B227 chromosome 4, ASM972705v1, whole genome shotgun sequence contains:
- the LOC120075549 gene encoding V-type proton ATPase subunit a2-like isoform X3, which encodes MDLLRSEPMQLVQLIIPNESAHRMISYLGDLGLFQFNDLNASRSPFQRAYAAQIKRCGEMARKLRFFREKMTKAGLLPSSNPIGAPDSDLDNLEVKLREFEVELLEINDNNEKLQHNYSELLEYKLVLQKVGEFFHQAQSIAAAQQREQEVQQNGEGSIDTPLLLEQEMTTDTAKQVKLGYISGLVPREKSMAFERILFRSTRGNVYLRQAVVDGSVTDPVSGEKVEKNVFVIFYSGERAKDKIRKICEAFGANRYPFTDDLGKQFQMITEVSGKLSELKTTIDMGQRHRSKLLQMIGRQYELWNLLVKKEKSVYHTLNMLSVDVTKKCLVGEGWCPVFATNQIQSVMQRATLDSKSQIEAIFHVLHTKEAPPTFFRTNKFTSSFQEIVDAYGVAKYQEANPGVYTIVTFPFLFAVMFGDWGHGICLLLATLYFIIREKKFSSQKLGDIIEMTFGGRYVIMMMALFSIYTGLIYNEFFSVPFELFGPSAYGCRDSSCRDATTIGLIKVHDTYPFGVDPKWHGTRSELPFLNSLKMKMSILLGVAQMNLGIILSYFNAKFFGENINIWYQFVPQMIFLNSLFGYLSLLIIVKWYSGSQADLYHVMIYMFLSPTDDLGENQLFPGQKFLQRHQGQSYSVLQSTDDNQEMEQHHGSHGHEEFEFSEVFVHQLIHTIEFVLGAVSNTASYLRLWALSLAHSELSSVFYDKVLLLAWGFNSLIIRILGIAVFVCATVGVLLVMETLSAFLHALRLHWVEFQNKFYAGDGFKFSPFSFSLLREEDE
- the LOC120075549 gene encoding V-type proton ATPase subunit a2-like isoform X1, with protein sequence MDLLRSEPMQLVQLIIPNESAHRMISYLGDLGLFQFNDLNASRSPFQRAYAAQIKRCGEMARKLRFFREKMTKAGLLPSSNPIGAPDSDLDNLEVKLREFEVELLEINDNNEKLQHNYSELLEYKLVLQKVGEFFHQAQSIAAAQQREQEVQQNGEGSIDTPLLLEQEMTTDTAKQVKLGYISGLVPREKSMAFERILFRSTRGNVYLRQAVVDGSVTDPVSGEKVEKNVFVIFYSGERAKDKIRKICEAFGANRYPFTDDLGKQFQMITEVSGKLSELKTTIDMGQRHRSKLLQMIGRQYELWNLLVKKEKSVYHTLNMLSVDVTKKCLVGEGWCPVFATNQIQSVMQRATLDSKSQIEAIFHVLHTKEAPPTFFRTNKFTSSFQEIVDAYGVAKYQEANPGVYTIVTFPFLFAVMFGDWGHGICLLLATLYFIIREKKFSSQKLGDIIEMTFGGRYVIMMMALFSIYTGLIYNEFFSVPFELFGPSAYGCRDSSCRDATTIGLIKVHDTYPFGVDPKWHGTRSELPFLNSLKMKMSILLGVAQMNLGIILSYFNAKFFGENINIWYQFVPQMIFLNSLFGYLSLLIIVKWYSGSQADLYHVMIYMFLSPTDDLGENQLFPGQKFLQLLLLLSALTAVPWMLFPKPFLLKKQNEERHQGQSYSVLQSTDDNQEMEQHHGSHGHEEFEFSEVFVHQLIHTIEFVLGAVSNTASYLRLWALSLAHSELSSVFYDKVLLLAWGFNSLIIRILGIAVFVCATVGVLLVMETLSAFLHALRLHWVEFQNKFYAGDGFKFSPFSFSLLREEDE
- the LOC120075549 gene encoding V-type proton ATPase subunit a2-like isoform X2, with amino-acid sequence MDLLRSEPMQLVQLIIPNESAHRMISYLGDLGLFQFNDLNASRSPFQRAYAAQIKRCGEMARKLRFFREKMTKAGLLPSSNPIGAPDSDLDNLEVKLREFEVELLEINDNNEKLQHNYSELLEYKLVLQKVGEFFHQAQSIAAAQQREQEVQQNGEGSIDTPLLLEQEMTTDTAKQVKLGYISGLVPREKSMAFERILFRSTRGNVYLRQAVVDGSVTDPVSGEKVEKNVFVIFYSGERAKDKIRKICEAFGANRYPFTDDLGKQFQMITEVSGKLSELKTTIDMGQRHRSKLLQMIGRQYELWNLLVKKEKSVYHTLNMLSVDVTKKCLVGEGWCPVFATNQIQSVMQRATLDSKSQIEAIFHVLHTKEAPPTFFRTNKFTSSFQEIVDAYGVAKYQEANPGVYTIVTFPFLFAVMFGDWGHGICLLLATLYFIIREKKFSSQKLGDIIEMTFGGRYVIMMMALFSIYTGLIYNEFFSVPFELFGPSAYGCRDSSCRDATTIGLIKVHDTYPFGVDPKWHGTRSELPFLNSLKMKMSILLGVAQMNLGIILSYFNAKFFGENINIWYQFVPQMIFLNSLFGYLSLLIIVKWYSGSQADLYHVMIYMFLSPTDDLGENQLFPGQKFLQLLLLLSALTAVPWMLFPKPFLLKKQNEERHQGQSYSVLQSTDDNQEMEQHHGSHGHEEFEFSEVFVHQLIHTIEFVLGAVSNTASYLRLWALRFNSLIIRILGIAVFVCATVGVLLVMETLSAFLHALRLHWVEFQNKFYAGDGFKFSPFSFSLLREEDE